A genomic segment from Verrucomicrobiota bacterium encodes:
- the cobA gene encoding uroporphyrinogen-III C-methyltransferase: MGKAKVSMGRVYLVGAGPGDPGLFTLRGAELLKDAEVVVYDALVQPELLRLVPKDAERIYAGKRSKDHAIPQEELNRLLVEKARAGKRVVRLKGGDPYVFGRGGEEAEELAASGIPFEVVPGISSVVAAGCYAGIPITHRDCCSSFTVWTGHEEPGKAKESVDWAALARVPGTKVILMGVERIGEIAQALMAHGMPASERLAMVRWATTGKQETLESTLGEVAEEVRRRGFQAPAVTIVGDVTRLRDKLNWFERRPLFGRRVVVTRTREQASQLSARLRESGADAIEIPTIRIEAPKERTPLVEALAGLSCYDWLVFTSPNGVSKFFEYFFKSFDDVRALGGLRLAAVGSATAATLKALHLKVDAMPEEYLASEIAGAIEADGCVENLRILLMRAEVANRELPRKLEEMGAIVDDVAVYRTVPETEDPFGVVEDFRERGADWVTFTSSSTVEHFNARFDLLNLRKAWPKIRFLTIGPETSKALRTLGLEADLEAAKHTIEGMMEALIQIETEAGAGISSPRRKGLIR, from the coding sequence ATGGGTAAGGCGAAGGTTTCGATGGGCCGGGTATATTTGGTGGGAGCGGGGCCGGGCGATCCGGGATTGTTCACGCTGCGGGGCGCCGAGTTGCTCAAAGACGCGGAGGTGGTGGTGTACGACGCCCTGGTGCAGCCGGAATTGCTGCGGCTCGTTCCCAAGGACGCGGAGCGCATTTACGCCGGAAAGCGATCCAAGGATCATGCGATTCCGCAGGAAGAATTGAACCGGTTGCTGGTGGAAAAGGCCAGGGCAGGCAAGCGCGTGGTGCGGTTGAAAGGGGGCGATCCGTACGTCTTCGGACGGGGCGGGGAGGAGGCGGAAGAACTGGCGGCGTCCGGAATTCCGTTTGAAGTGGTGCCGGGGATCAGTTCGGTGGTGGCGGCGGGTTGTTACGCCGGCATTCCCATCACGCACCGGGATTGTTGTTCGAGTTTTACCGTCTGGACGGGGCACGAGGAGCCGGGCAAGGCGAAGGAGTCCGTCGATTGGGCGGCGCTGGCGCGGGTGCCGGGAACCAAAGTGATCCTGATGGGTGTGGAGCGCATCGGGGAAATCGCGCAAGCGCTGATGGCGCATGGCATGCCGGCCTCGGAGCGGCTCGCGATGGTGCGGTGGGCCACGACCGGCAAACAGGAAACGCTGGAGAGCACCTTGGGGGAAGTCGCGGAGGAAGTGCGCCGCCGGGGCTTCCAAGCGCCGGCGGTGACCATCGTGGGTGACGTGACGCGTTTGAGGGACAAGTTAAACTGGTTTGAGCGACGACCTCTGTTTGGGCGGCGGGTGGTGGTGACGCGGACGCGCGAGCAAGCCAGCCAGCTCTCGGCGCGGCTGCGAGAGAGCGGGGCGGACGCGATCGAGATTCCCACCATCCGAATCGAAGCCCCAAAGGAGCGGACGCCTTTGGTCGAGGCTCTGGCCGGGCTCAGTTGTTATGACTGGCTGGTGTTCACCAGTCCAAACGGCGTCTCCAAGTTTTTCGAGTATTTCTTCAAATCCTTTGATGACGTCCGGGCTTTGGGTGGATTGAGGCTGGCCGCGGTGGGATCCGCGACGGCCGCCACCCTCAAGGCGCTGCATCTTAAGGTTGACGCCATGCCCGAGGAATACCTGGCGTCCGAAATCGCTGGCGCGATCGAGGCCGACGGATGCGTTGAAAACCTGAGGATCCTGCTGATGCGCGCGGAAGTGGCGAACCGCGAATTGCCAAGAAAACTGGAGGAGATGGGCGCCATTGTCGATGACGTGGCTGTTTATCGCACCGTGCCGGAGACGGAGGATCCCTTCGGTGTGGTTGAGGATTTTCGGGAGCGAGGGGCGGATTGGGTGACGTTCACGAGCAGTTCGACGGTTGAACATTTCAACGCGAGGTTCGACTTGTTGAATTTGAGGAAAGCGTGGCCGAAGATCCGCTTCTTGACCATTGGACCCGAGACTTCGAAAGCGCTTAGAACCCTGGGGTTGGAAGCTGATTTGGAGGCCGCAAAGCATACCATCGAAGGCATGATGGAGGCACTGATTCAGATCGAGACTGAGGCTGGCGCGGGGATCTCGAGTCCGCGACGGAAGGGGTTGATCCGATGA
- a CDS encoding glucose 1-dehydrogenase, which translates to MNKRTHYSLQNKQVVVTGAGSGIGAAIAEELAAAGASVVLADLRPDAAEEVAARLRKEGWAGVAEVLDVADDAACAAFARRFLEERGRCDVLVNNAGIGHVGTILNTAPADLDRLWSVNLKGMYSLSRAFLPSMIERRAGSIINMASALGLTAMEDRFAYTVTKHAVVGLTRSMALDFGPTGVRINCICPGRVETPFVQARLREYPDPEKFRAQMVATHAQKRMAQPVEIAWAARYLASDESAFVTGSTMVIDGGYLCGK; encoded by the coding sequence ATGAATAAACGAACACATTATTCACTTCAGAACAAACAGGTGGTGGTGACCGGGGCGGGATCGGGGATTGGGGCGGCGATTGCAGAGGAGCTGGCGGCGGCGGGGGCAAGTGTGGTTTTGGCGGACCTGCGGCCGGACGCGGCCGAGGAAGTCGCGGCACGCCTTCGGAAGGAAGGATGGGCAGGCGTGGCGGAGGTGTTGGATGTTGCGGATGACGCGGCGTGTGCCGCATTTGCCCGGCGATTTCTTGAAGAAAGGGGCCGTTGCGATGTCTTGGTAAACAATGCGGGCATTGGCCATGTGGGCACGATCTTGAACACCGCGCCGGCGGATTTGGACCGTCTTTGGTCGGTCAACCTCAAGGGCATGTATTCGCTCAGCCGGGCGTTTCTTCCTTCGATGATCGAGCGGCGCGCGGGCTCGATCATCAACATGGCGTCGGCCTTGGGCTTGACCGCCATGGAAGATCGATTCGCTTACACGGTGACGAAGCACGCGGTGGTGGGATTAACGAGGTCCATGGCTCTCGATTTCGGCCCGACGGGCGTGCGGATCAACTGCATTTGCCCGGGGCGGGTGGAGACGCCCTTCGTGCAGGCGCGGTTGCGGGAGTATCCGGACCCGGAGAAATTCCGGGCTCAGATGGTGGCGACGCACGCGCAGAAGCGGATGGCGCAACCCGTCGAGATTGCCTGGGCCGCCCGCTATCTGGCCAGCGACGAAAGCGCGTTTGTCACGGGCAGCACGATGGTGATCGATGGCGGGTATCTTTGCGGGAAGTGA
- a CDS encoding bifunctional 4-hydroxy-2-oxoglutarate aldolase/2-dehydro-3-deoxy-phosphogluconate aldolase (catalyzes the formation of pyruvate and glyoxylate from 4-hydroxy-2-oxoglutarate; or pyruvate and D-glyceraldehyde 3-phosphate from 2-dehydro-3-deoxy-D-glyconate 6-phosphate), whose translation MSRLSRLEVCLRIQSSGLVPVFYHGDAGVVAEAVSACAEAGIEVFEFTNRGQGASKVFEKVVEVSARRWPGVVLGAGSIVDSETAALYAAHGAQFIVGPSFSERVARFCNRRKLLYVPGCATPTEIGTAEEWGAEIVKLFPCEAAGGPGFVKALLGPSPWTRIMATGVADASKDGITAWIKAGVCALGLGKELLRKEWIDAGDWSSVRARAEELKGWIQSARG comes from the coding sequence ATGTCCAGACTTTCTCGCCTCGAGGTGTGTTTACGGATTCAGAGTTCCGGGTTGGTGCCGGTTTTTTATCATGGCGACGCGGGAGTGGTGGCCGAAGCGGTCTCGGCCTGCGCCGAAGCGGGGATCGAAGTGTTTGAGTTTACGAATCGAGGGCAAGGCGCGTCGAAAGTGTTTGAGAAAGTGGTTGAGGTCAGCGCCCGGCGATGGCCGGGAGTGGTCTTGGGCGCGGGATCGATCGTGGATTCCGAAACGGCGGCCCTTTACGCGGCGCACGGGGCGCAGTTCATCGTCGGGCCTTCCTTCTCCGAAAGGGTGGCGCGATTTTGCAACCGGCGGAAATTGTTGTATGTGCCCGGATGCGCCACTCCGACGGAAATAGGCACCGCCGAGGAATGGGGGGCGGAAATCGTGAAGTTATTTCCGTGCGAAGCGGCGGGAGGGCCGGGATTCGTCAAAGCGTTGCTGGGGCCGTCACCCTGGACCCGGATCATGGCCACAGGAGTGGCGGATGCCTCGAAGGACGGGATCACCGCCTGGATCAAGGCGGGAGTCTGCGCTTTGGGTTTGGGCAAGGAACTATTGCGGAAGGAATGGATTGACGCCGGCGATTGGAGTTCGGTTCGGGCTCGCGCCGAGGAGTTGAAGGGATGGATTCAATCGGCGAGGGGGTAA
- a CDS encoding NADPH:quinone reductase: MLAAYIEQTGSPDVIKIGSLPDPSPGPGQVRVRVHAASINPIDTYIRSGLVAMKLSFPFVPGCDLAGVVDQAGEGAIRFKPGDRVWASNQGLLGRQGTLAEFAVVDEAWLHGIPDGVDFETAAAVSLTGITAHLGLDRLARVQAGETVFVRGGTGGVGSMVVQIAKAMGARVAASAGSEEKAILCANLGAERVVLYKQESIADAIKSWAPAGVNLWWETVREPDFDLIVGSLAPRGRIVLMAGREARPAFPVGPFYVKGCSMFGFAMFTFSAEEQRPCGAAISRWLAEGRLQARIDRVLPLSAAAEAHRLQEENTLRNAGLLAGKIVIRIHG, translated from the coding sequence ATGCTCGCCGCTTACATTGAACAAACGGGTTCGCCCGACGTCATCAAGATCGGATCGTTGCCTGATCCTTCCCCGGGTCCGGGCCAGGTCCGCGTCCGCGTGCACGCGGCTTCAATCAACCCCATCGACACGTATATCCGGTCGGGATTGGTGGCGATGAAACTGTCTTTTCCGTTCGTGCCCGGCTGCGATCTGGCGGGCGTGGTGGACCAGGCGGGGGAGGGGGCCATCCGGTTCAAACCGGGGGACCGGGTCTGGGCGAGTAATCAGGGTTTGCTGGGGCGGCAAGGGACTCTCGCGGAATTCGCGGTGGTGGACGAGGCCTGGTTGCATGGCATCCCCGATGGGGTGGATTTCGAAACTGCCGCCGCGGTTTCCTTGACCGGGATTACAGCGCATTTGGGGTTGGACCGTCTGGCGCGCGTCCAAGCGGGAGAGACGGTTTTCGTGCGTGGCGGAACGGGGGGGGTGGGTTCCATGGTGGTGCAGATCGCCAAAGCCATGGGGGCGCGAGTCGCGGCGAGTGCCGGAAGCGAGGAGAAAGCGATCCTCTGCGCCAACTTGGGCGCCGAAAGGGTGGTGCTTTACAAGCAGGAGTCGATCGCGGACGCGATCAAGTCGTGGGCGCCTGCCGGGGTGAACCTTTGGTGGGAAACCGTGCGGGAGCCAGACTTTGATTTGATCGTCGGTTCACTGGCGCCCCGCGGGCGGATCGTCTTGATGGCAGGACGCGAGGCACGCCCCGCCTTCCCGGTGGGGCCGTTCTATGTGAAGGGATGTTCCATGTTTGGCTTCGCCATGTTCACGTTTTCGGCGGAGGAGCAACGTCCTTGCGGTGCCGCCATCTCCCGGTGGCTTGCGGAAGGAAGATTGCAAGCACGCATCGATCGCGTGCTGCCGTTATCGGCTGCCGCCGAGGCCCACCGGTTGCAGGAGGAGAACACGTTGCGCAACGCGGGCTTGCTCGCCGGTAAGATCGTCATTCGCATCCATGGCTAG
- a CDS encoding serine/threonine protein kinase, translating into MHRLHNHDVHPAPAIPSIAMKPLPSPHDLILQRGPLSFPARPIDGRETQAQAQPGFLAWVRTSVRRATLSPGVFIALGMLTLAPHVRAALSTSPFDWPAWRGPTRDGIATPGQSPPTRWSESENIVWKSELPGRGHSSPTVVGNRIYLATADTSTWAQSVLCLDRRTGAKLWTTTVHPSGGDPGKQVHSSAASSTITFDDGRLFVNFLNSGAVFTTALSPDGQVLWQRNIGPFVTHQGFASSPMTHEQLVLVASDHRGGGVVAGLHRDTGEVVWSHPRPKLPNYTSPSILRAAGKTQMVLAGCNLIASYNPLTGEKLWELPGSTEECVVSAVTDGSRIFVSGGYPKNHTVAVEADGSKRIAWQNTARVYVPSMIAQAGHLYAVMDAGLAVCWKSDSGEELWKERLGGDFFASPVMVNDLIYASNVSGKTFVFQATPRSFRLIESNQLGEEAYASPVICGSRVYLRTGEKEERNRQYLYSIGK; encoded by the coding sequence ATGCACAGGTTGCACAACCATGACGTCCATCCTGCTCCTGCCATACCTTCTATCGCCATGAAACCGCTTCCTTCCCCGCACGACCTGATCCTCCAACGCGGCCCGCTATCCTTCCCCGCCCGGCCAATCGATGGCCGCGAAACCCAAGCCCAGGCCCAGCCCGGATTCCTGGCATGGGTCCGAACTTCCGTGCGGCGGGCGACTTTGTCTCCAGGCGTCTTCATCGCGCTCGGCATGCTCACGCTCGCACCCCACGTCCGAGCGGCTCTTTCCACGTCTCCATTCGACTGGCCCGCTTGGCGAGGTCCGACACGCGATGGCATCGCAACGCCCGGACAAAGCCCTCCGACGCGCTGGAGCGAATCCGAAAACATCGTCTGGAAATCCGAACTGCCCGGCCGAGGCCACAGCTCCCCCACCGTGGTCGGGAACAGGATCTACCTCGCCACCGCCGACACTTCAACCTGGGCGCAGTCCGTTCTTTGTCTCGACCGCCGCACCGGGGCCAAGCTTTGGACCACGACCGTCCATCCCTCGGGCGGCGATCCAGGAAAGCAAGTGCACTCCTCCGCCGCCTCCTCCACGATCACGTTCGACGACGGGCGCCTTTTCGTGAACTTTCTCAACAGCGGGGCGGTCTTCACCACTGCCTTGAGTCCGGATGGCCAGGTCTTGTGGCAGCGTAATATTGGCCCGTTCGTCACGCACCAGGGATTTGCCTCCTCCCCGATGACGCATGAGCAATTGGTGCTCGTTGCTTCCGACCATCGAGGCGGCGGCGTGGTGGCGGGGCTTCATCGAGACACGGGCGAAGTCGTTTGGAGCCATCCCCGCCCCAAGCTGCCCAACTATACCAGCCCCTCCATTTTGCGTGCCGCCGGCAAAACGCAAATGGTCCTGGCCGGATGCAACCTCATCGCCAGCTACAACCCCTTGACCGGTGAAAAGCTGTGGGAACTGCCCGGATCCACTGAGGAATGCGTCGTCTCCGCCGTTACGGACGGCTCGCGTATTTTCGTCAGCGGCGGCTATCCGAAGAACCACACCGTCGCGGTGGAAGCCGACGGATCCAAACGCATCGCCTGGCAAAACACGGCGCGAGTCTATGTGCCTTCCATGATCGCCCAAGCAGGCCACTTGTATGCCGTCATGGACGCTGGGCTGGCCGTGTGCTGGAAATCGGACTCGGGCGAGGAACTTTGGAAAGAACGCTTGGGCGGGGATTTCTTCGCCTCGCCCGTCATGGTCAACGATCTCATTTATGCGTCGAACGTCAGCGGCAAAACCTTCGTGTTTCAAGCCACGCCCCGATCGTTCCGCTTGATCGAAAGCAACCAACTCGGAGAGGAAGCCTACGCGTCACCGGTGATCTGCGGCAGCCGCGTCTACCTGCGAACGGGAGAGAAAGAGGAACGCAACCGCCAGTACCTTTACTCCATTGGGAAGTGA
- a CDS encoding Ldh family oxidoreductase encodes MSAPLVSFSDLREFARSCYTRAGVAEEEAAIGAEVLATTDAWGVFTHGTKLLAGYLKRLRAGGLHPSGSPKVVREGGAWVVFDGNSTLAHPTSVKAMQWAIQRARIHGLAYAGLRNSCHFGAAGYYAWLAAREGLIGVAMANDIPSVAAPGSRGAVTGSNPLAYAIPARRHDPILLDMSIAKVAGGKVFAARARGEPIPGDWIIGADGCPTSDPSRFPMEGALLPMAGHKGYGLALLIESLSALLTGASMTWGVRSWSHHDPGLPTLHGAAFLAMDPAVLAVKGDFAERVSSLIDEIHASPRADGVERLYVPGEIEWERYRQQIAEGIALPPDVIPPLREAAALSGLASVV; translated from the coding sequence ATGAGCGCTCCCTTGGTGTCCTTTTCAGACCTGCGCGAGTTCGCGCGATCCTGTTACACGCGCGCCGGAGTGGCGGAAGAGGAAGCCGCCATCGGGGCAGAAGTCCTCGCGACAACGGACGCTTGGGGTGTGTTTACCCACGGGACCAAGCTCCTGGCGGGATATTTGAAGCGGTTGCGCGCAGGAGGACTCCATCCCTCCGGCTCTCCCAAGGTTGTTCGCGAGGGGGGGGCGTGGGTGGTTTTCGATGGGAACTCGACGTTGGCGCATCCGACGTCGGTGAAAGCGATGCAATGGGCCATTCAGCGGGCGCGGATCCATGGGCTGGCTTATGCGGGTCTGCGCAATAGCTGTCATTTTGGCGCGGCGGGGTATTACGCGTGGCTGGCGGCCCGGGAGGGATTGATCGGGGTCGCGATGGCGAATGATATTCCGTCCGTGGCGGCGCCTGGATCCCGCGGTGCGGTGACCGGGAGCAATCCGCTGGCCTATGCCATTCCGGCCCGGCGGCATGACCCGATCCTGCTCGACATGTCGATCGCGAAGGTGGCTGGAGGCAAGGTTTTCGCGGCGCGGGCGCGCGGTGAACCGATTCCGGGAGATTGGATTATTGGAGCCGACGGGTGTCCGACGTCCGATCCCAGTCGTTTTCCGATGGAGGGGGCTTTGCTCCCGATGGCGGGTCACAAGGGATACGGATTGGCGCTGTTGATTGAGTCCTTGAGCGCGTTGCTTACGGGAGCGTCGATGACTTGGGGGGTGCGCAGTTGGAGCCATCATGATCCGGGCCTGCCGACCTTGCATGGCGCGGCATTCCTGGCGATGGATCCCGCTGTGCTGGCCGTGAAGGGAGATTTCGCGGAACGCGTTTCGAGTCTGATCGATGAAATTCACGCTTCGCCCCGGGCGGACGGGGTGGAGCGTCTTTATGTGCCGGGCGAGATCGAGTGGGAACGTTATCGGCAGCAAATCGCCGAGGGCATTGCCTTGCCACCGGATGTGATTCCCCCGCTGCGCGAGGCCGCGGCTTTGAGCGGGCTTGCCTCGGTCGTGTGA
- a CDS encoding hydroxymethylbilane synthase — translation MNSNMVIATRGSALALAQAQLVIDQCRKLFPRLRFEMKIFKTTGDKLQSASLAKPGESLPKGLFTKELEVALVRGKADLAVHSLKDLPTELPSGLMLGAVSKRADPRDVLIVRDEDFLRRRDETAEAAMDWSPGQSALKGLGPGVSLKTLPTGACLATSSPRRQAQICELRPDLRTVEIRGNVVTRLQKLAEQGEIDGLVLAAAGLERLQFTIRPDGMLAGDAVPDGLRAVVLDSSQMLPCVGQAALGIEVRAADERIAPICERLNHFNTRQCVLAERAFLNEMGGGCQAPVAALGEIASDQLKLRAVSFAGGEPRRGERRGSPAEAESMGRELARELKPGKEEEKHG, via the coding sequence ATGAATTCGAACATGGTGATAGCCACTCGCGGCAGCGCGCTGGCTCTGGCCCAGGCTCAGTTGGTGATCGACCAATGCCGCAAGCTGTTTCCCCGGCTTCGGTTTGAGATGAAGATTTTCAAAACGACGGGGGACAAACTCCAATCGGCCTCGCTGGCCAAGCCTGGTGAGAGCCTGCCTAAGGGGCTCTTCACCAAGGAACTCGAAGTGGCGTTGGTTCGAGGCAAGGCGGATCTGGCGGTTCATAGTTTGAAGGATCTGCCCACGGAATTACCTTCGGGATTGATGCTGGGAGCCGTGTCTAAGCGGGCGGATCCTCGCGACGTGCTGATCGTGCGTGACGAGGACTTCCTGCGGCGACGGGATGAAACTGCGGAGGCGGCGATGGACTGGTCGCCGGGACAATCGGCTTTGAAAGGGTTGGGTCCGGGAGTGTCGCTGAAAACGCTGCCGACGGGGGCGTGTCTGGCCACAAGCAGTCCGCGGCGGCAAGCGCAGATTTGCGAACTCCGTCCCGACCTGCGGACGGTCGAGATTCGGGGCAACGTGGTGACGCGATTGCAGAAGCTGGCGGAACAGGGCGAGATCGACGGGTTGGTGCTGGCGGCGGCCGGGCTGGAGCGATTGCAGTTTACGATACGGCCGGATGGCATGCTCGCGGGCGACGCGGTGCCGGATGGATTGAGGGCGGTTGTGCTGGATTCATCGCAAATGCTTCCCTGTGTGGGCCAGGCTGCCCTGGGGATCGAGGTGCGGGCCGCCGACGAGCGCATCGCTCCGATTTGCGAGCGATTGAATCACTTCAATACCCGGCAATGCGTGCTGGCGGAAAGGGCGTTTCTCAATGAAATGGGAGGGGGATGCCAGGCCCCGGTGGCGGCTTTGGGCGAAATCGCGAGTGATCAATTGAAATTGCGAGCCGTTTCTTTCGCGGGCGGAGAACCTCGCCGCGGGGAACGGCGGGGATCGCCCGCCGAGGCCGAATCGATGGGCCGCGAACTGGCGCGGGAGTTGAAGCCGGGAAAGGAAGAGGAAAAACATGGGTAA
- a CDS encoding endonuclease/exonuclease/phosphatase family protein, with the protein MASPFSGVDEERAKWRPRDGEKRAEHSSGAAEDDVLSRVVTRIAGFVAGFHRQRALGIVGFLGWIANGLGSDPSQVRVATYNLENYVIEATASRTPKSEESKAKVVEILVAAKPDVLAIQEIGPRPALMDLQSRLHAAGLDLPHFEHAPGFDTNVFVGVLSRYPIVRRSSHTNENFLLHGRRFRVSRAFAEVDIQVNPRYRFTLLTAHLKSKRQSVSADESDLREQEARLLREKIDQRLRAQPAANLVVAGDLNDSKDSRTVRSILGVGRLGLVDTRPAELHGDSLPAPGPPLTRRNVTWTHFYAKEDSYSRIDYLLVSQGMAREWVPERTWIQTAPHWGMASDHRLLVATFSTQE; encoded by the coding sequence ATGGCTAGCCCTTTCAGCGGTGTGGATGAAGAAAGGGCGAAGTGGCGCCCGCGGGATGGTGAGAAAAGGGCGGAGCATTCCTCCGGTGCCGCAGAGGATGACGTGCTTTCCCGCGTGGTGACGCGAATCGCGGGTTTCGTTGCCGGATTCCATCGGCAGAGGGCTCTGGGGATCGTCGGATTCCTGGGTTGGATCGCCAACGGACTGGGTTCAGATCCATCCCAGGTTCGAGTGGCAACCTACAATCTCGAGAATTACGTCATCGAGGCAACCGCCAGCCGCACGCCCAAGTCCGAGGAATCCAAGGCCAAGGTGGTGGAAATCCTGGTGGCCGCGAAACCGGATGTGCTGGCGATCCAGGAAATAGGACCGCGCCCGGCCTTGATGGATCTTCAGTCGCGGTTGCACGCGGCCGGACTTGACTTGCCGCACTTCGAGCACGCTCCCGGATTTGACACCAACGTTTTTGTGGGAGTGTTGAGCCGTTATCCCATCGTGCGCCGTTCCTCTCACACCAACGAAAACTTCCTGCTCCATGGCAGGCGTTTTCGGGTGAGCCGGGCGTTCGCCGAGGTGGATATTCAAGTGAACCCGCGCTACCGGTTTACCTTGCTGACGGCCCACTTGAAATCGAAGCGGCAAAGCGTTTCGGCCGACGAGTCCGATCTCCGGGAACAGGAAGCTCGTTTGCTGCGCGAGAAAATCGACCAACGGCTGCGTGCCCAACCGGCCGCGAACCTGGTTGTCGCGGGAGATCTCAACGACTCCAAGGATTCCCGGACTGTGCGGTCGATCCTTGGGGTGGGACGGCTCGGCCTCGTGGACACGAGGCCCGCCGAACTCCATGGAGATTCCCTGCCGGCGCCGGGACCTCCGCTCACCCGGCGCAATGTGACGTGGACTCACTTTTACGCGAAAGAGGATTCCTACAGCCGCATCGATTATTTGCTGGTAAGCCAGGGCATGGCGAGAGAATGGGTGCCCGAACGCACCTGGATTCAGACCGCCCCCCACTGGGGAATGGCTTCCGATCACCGCCTGCTCGTCGCCACGTTCTCCACTCAGGAATGA
- the rpoN gene encoding RNA polymerase factor sigma-54 gives MGPGLHLGQRMALTQVLAPQLQQSLALLQAPTLELKAMIEQEIQVNPILEEVQALEPLAEERATEAGDATAEAARSADPTEPPSDLNFDPATEKPTAEPVDDFQKEVDKLLQLDQEWRDHFSQSNVPSRVSQEDEERRQYMFDSLVATTSLQESLLEQVRTAELEEHDRKVAELIVGNIDDYGYLQSKVEELSLSTGIPPESILRALKVIQTFHPPGVGARDLRECLMLQLERAGKTDTVEYRILDKFMDALGRRRLPDIARGLDLDTLEVQDAVQRIALLEPRPGRDFLPDNDQYVVPEIFVQKNGEEYVVSSNNDHIPHLRISNHYKDLLTQPDSSGEVREYIREKIRAGKFFIKSLHQRQETILNIAREIVARQRDFMENGVAQLKPLTMVQVASVVGVHETTVSRAVSGKYMQTPQGVFEMKYFFTSGIQTADGVNMSNTSVKDKIAEMIKKENPSHPFSDEDIVKDLSEQGIKIARRTVAKYRSELNILPSHLRKVY, from the coding sequence GTGGGTCCTGGATTACATCTTGGTCAGCGGATGGCACTCACTCAGGTGCTTGCACCTCAGTTGCAGCAGTCCCTGGCGCTGCTGCAGGCGCCAACGCTGGAGCTCAAGGCCATGATTGAACAGGAGATCCAGGTCAATCCCATCCTCGAAGAGGTGCAGGCCCTCGAGCCTTTGGCCGAAGAACGAGCGACGGAGGCAGGCGACGCCACGGCGGAGGCTGCGCGTTCGGCGGATCCGACGGAGCCGCCATCCGATTTGAATTTCGATCCGGCCACGGAAAAACCCACGGCGGAACCGGTGGACGATTTCCAGAAGGAAGTGGACAAGCTTCTCCAGTTGGACCAGGAATGGAGGGATCATTTTTCCCAGTCCAACGTGCCTTCCCGGGTCAGTCAGGAGGATGAGGAACGGCGCCAGTACATGTTTGATTCCTTGGTGGCCACCACTTCGTTGCAGGAGAGCCTTCTGGAGCAGGTGCGCACGGCGGAGCTGGAGGAGCATGATCGCAAGGTGGCGGAACTCATCGTGGGGAACATTGACGACTATGGCTATCTGCAGTCGAAAGTCGAAGAGTTGTCCTTATCCACCGGCATTCCTCCGGAATCCATTCTGCGGGCGTTGAAAGTCATCCAAACCTTTCATCCTCCCGGAGTGGGCGCGCGGGATTTGCGCGAGTGTTTGATGCTTCAATTGGAGCGGGCCGGGAAGACGGACACGGTTGAGTATCGCATTCTCGACAAGTTCATGGACGCGCTGGGGCGGAGGAGGCTGCCGGATATCGCGCGTGGCCTTGATCTCGACACCCTCGAGGTGCAGGACGCGGTGCAGCGCATCGCGCTCCTCGAGCCCAGGCCGGGGCGGGACTTTCTGCCCGACAACGATCAATACGTGGTCCCGGAGATCTTCGTGCAGAAGAACGGGGAGGAGTATGTCGTTTCCTCGAACAACGATCACATTCCGCATCTCCGCATCAGCAATCATTACAAGGACCTGCTGACTCAACCCGACAGCAGTGGGGAAGTGCGCGAGTACATTCGTGAGAAGATTCGGGCGGGAAAATTCTTCATCAAGAGCCTTCATCAGCGCCAGGAGACGATCTTGAACATCGCGCGCGAGATTGTGGCCCGCCAGCGCGATTTCATGGAAAACGGCGTGGCGCAGTTGAAGCCGTTGACGATGGTGCAAGTCGCCTCAGTGGTGGGGGTTCACGAGACCACCGTGAGCCGCGCTGTCTCCGGCAAATACATGCAGACTCCGCAGGGTGTCTTCGAGATGAAGTATTTCTTCACCTCGGGCATTCAGACCGCGGATGGCGTCAATATGTCCAACACCAGTGTGAAGGACAAAATCGCGGAAATGATCAAGAAGGAGAACCCTTCGCATCCGTTTTCCGACGAGGACATTGTCAAGGACCTCTCGGAGCAGGGGATCAAGATCGCGCGCCGCACCGTGGCCAAGTATCGTTCCGAGCTCAATATTCTGCCGTCACACTTGCGCAAAGTGTATTGA